One Spiroplasma endosymbiont of Dioctria linearis DNA segment encodes these proteins:
- the der gene encoding ribosome biogenesis GTPase Der, protein MARKGIVAVVGRPNVGKSTLFNRIIREKKAIVEDKPGVTRDRMYGKAEWLTLPFIVVDTGGITLQDSPFSKEIRMQAEIAIKEADVIVFAINYKDGITQEDEAVAKILYKTHKPVILAVNKYDKKDQFDESFTFMTLGFGEPFMISSTHGIGIGDLLDKIIESFPKFDESQESDELKLAIVGRPNVGKSSLVNSLVGEDRMIVSEIAGTTVDAVDSKIKYNGNSYTIIDTAGMRKKGKIYENLEKYSYLRSISTINKSDIVLLILDSSENIKDHDTNIGGFAFEENKPIIIIGNKWDLVQDKETNTMKRKEEEIKAYFKYLNYAKVLFISAKENKRIHKIFDIVDLVQKNIKKRIRTSLLNEVFNKAQLINPAPNHNGGRLKIFYASQVEAYLPTFVLFVNNPEFVHFSYKRFLENQIRSQFDFSGVPITIIFRERK, encoded by the coding sequence ATGGCAAGAAAAGGAATTGTAGCAGTTGTTGGAAGACCCAATGTTGGTAAATCTACACTTTTTAATAGAATAATCAGAGAAAAAAAGGCTATTGTTGAAGACAAACCTGGAGTCACTAGAGATAGAATGTATGGTAAAGCTGAATGACTAACTTTACCTTTTATTGTAGTTGACACGGGTGGAATAACTTTACAAGATAGTCCATTTTCAAAAGAAATAAGAATGCAAGCAGAAATTGCAATTAAAGAAGCAGATGTTATTGTTTTTGCAATTAATTATAAAGATGGAATAACTCAAGAAGATGAAGCAGTTGCTAAGATACTTTATAAGACTCATAAACCTGTAATTCTTGCTGTCAATAAATATGATAAAAAGGATCAATTTGATGAGTCCTTTACTTTTATGACTTTAGGTTTTGGTGAACCCTTTATGATATCTTCTACTCACGGTATTGGAATAGGAGATTTGCTGGATAAAATAATTGAAAGTTTTCCAAAGTTTGATGAAAGTCAAGAAAGTGATGAACTTAAACTAGCAATTGTTGGAAGACCCAATGTTGGTAAATCAAGTTTAGTGAATTCATTAGTTGGTGAAGATAGAATGATAGTTTCTGAAATTGCCGGAACAACAGTTGATGCAGTGGATAGTAAAATAAAATATAATGGAAATAGTTATACAATTATAGACACTGCTGGTATGAGAAAAAAAGGTAAGATTTATGAAAATCTTGAAAAATATAGTTACTTAAGATCAATAAGTACGATTAATAAGTCAGATATTGTTTTATTAATTTTAGACTCAAGTGAAAATATTAAAGATCATGATACAAATATTGGAGGTTTTGCTTTTGAAGAAAATAAACCTATAATAATTATTGGTAACAAATGAGACTTAGTTCAAGATAAAGAAACCAATACTATGAAAAGAAAAGAAGAAGAAATTAAGGCTTATTTTAAGTATTTAAATTATGCAAAGGTTTTATTTATTTCGGCAAAAGAAAATAAAAGAATACATAAGATATTTGATATTGTTGATTTAGTTCAAAAAAATATTAAAAAAAGAATTAGAACAAGTTTATTAAATGAAGTTTTCAATAAGGCTCAATTAATTAATCCCGCTCCAAATCATAATGGAGGTAGATTGAAAATATTCTATGCTTCTCAAGTAGAAGCATACTTACCAACATTTGTTTTATTCGTGAATAATCCTGAATTTGTTCACTTTTCATATAAAAGATTTTTGGAAAATCAAATTCGTTCACAATTTGATTTTAGTGGCGTACCAATAACTATAATTTTTAGAGAAAGGAAATAA
- a CDS encoding ferredoxin, protein MKKTWIDKSMCIGCMACVQIDETETLFMDEDGFAEANDNDLELVECQMVCPTGAVKIGDE, encoded by the coding sequence ATGAAGAAAACTTGAATTGATAAATCAATGTGTATAGGATGTATGGCATGTGTGCAAATTGATGAAACTGAGACTCTTTTCATGGATGAAGATGGTTTTGCTGAAGCAAACGATAATGATCTAGAATTAGTTGAATGCCAAATGGTATGTCCTACAGGTGCAGTTAAAATTGGTGATGAATAA
- the cmk gene encoding (d)CMP kinase, whose protein sequence is MKYINIAVDGTAGSGKSSVMKRIAVKLKMNFIDTGVMYRAFTKFCLDNEVDFLKDAEIEKQIKSFNFEYINEKSILVNNIEYGKSIFDYEVAENIKYVAKNNKVREFMVLAQRKMTQNKNNIVIGRDITTVVLPEAELKIYFDCSVESRAERRFNQNKRRKIKPNVYEDILRQIQQRDDYDKKREMGALKIAPDAWYLDTSKLNINKVIRLILNKIEKLK, encoded by the coding sequence TTGAAATATATTAATATCGCAGTAGACGGTACAGCAGGTTCTGGTAAAAGTTCAGTTATGAAAAGAATAGCTGTTAAGTTGAAAATGAATTTTATAGATACTGGAGTTATGTATAGAGCTTTTACTAAATTTTGTTTAGATAATGAAGTTGATTTTTTAAAGGATGCTGAAATTGAAAAACAGATTAAAAGCTTTAATTTTGAATATATAAATGAAAAGTCTATATTAGTAAATAATATAGAATATGGAAAAAGTATTTTTGACTATGAAGTGGCAGAAAATATTAAATATGTAGCAAAAAATAATAAGGTTAGAGAGTTTATGGTTTTAGCTCAAAGAAAAATGACTCAAAATAAAAACAATATTGTAATTGGAAGAGATATTACTACGGTTGTTCTTCCAGAAGCAGAATTAAAAATATATTTTGATTGTTCAGTTGAATCAAGAGCAGAGAGAAGATTTAATCAAAATAAAAGAAGAAAAATAAAGCCAAATGTTTATGAAGATATTTTAAGACAAATTCAACAAAGAGATGATTATGATAAAAAAAGAGAAATGGGGGCACTTAAAATAGCCCCTGATGCTTGATATTTAGATACAAGTAAATTAAATATAAATAAAGTAATTAGATTAATTTTAAACAAAATAGAAAAACTTAAATAG